A single Cnuibacter physcomitrellae DNA region contains:
- a CDS encoding DUF4232 domain-containing protein → MFSIKAHPVRSGIIGAAGAAMLVAAVGIGAGVANAGTLPACEASQLTVSIVGQQAGMSHRELTYEVTNTSDQACLVHGAPTAVTQTDGAATSTTTGDNYFGKNGPEQMIRLDPGQSATGEIAWTIPPTAPGTTPYSLSVDLPDVGTLETGYHDSTGALDGAYTVTDLQPAQ, encoded by the coding sequence ATGTTCTCGATCAAGGCGCACCCCGTCCGCAGTGGGATCATCGGCGCCGCCGGCGCCGCGATGCTGGTGGCGGCCGTCGGCATCGGCGCGGGCGTGGCCAACGCGGGCACGCTGCCGGCGTGTGAGGCTTCGCAGCTGACGGTCTCGATCGTCGGTCAGCAGGCGGGGATGAGTCACCGTGAGCTCACCTACGAGGTGACGAACACCTCCGACCAGGCCTGTCTCGTGCATGGCGCGCCCACGGCGGTGACGCAGACGGACGGAGCGGCCACCTCGACGACGACGGGGGACAACTACTTCGGCAAGAACGGACCGGAGCAGATGATCCGGCTCGACCCCGGGCAGTCCGCGACCGGGGAGATCGCCTGGACCATTCCGCCGACCGCGCCCGGCACCACCCCGTACAGCCTGTCGGTGGACCTGCCCGACGTGGGCACGCTCGAGACCGGCTACCACGACAGCACCGGAGCGCTCGACGGCGCCTACACGGTCACCGATCTCCAGCCCGCGCAGTGA
- a CDS encoding MarR family winged helix-turn-helix transcriptional regulator — MDAEHEEAVGELTRAVLTISDHLWKAFAETDEIRLSGLSSEVIRVVVESPGVTLIQIAERLGKFPSNVSTALRDLTARGLVERVRDDADRRVTRLYPSTTALHGVRTVYASWNRLLAEAVDTLTDAETHKLLDAVPALMKIQQHLGSAGQR; from the coding sequence ATGGACGCCGAGCACGAGGAAGCGGTCGGAGAGCTCACCCGGGCCGTGCTGACCATCTCGGACCACCTCTGGAAGGCCTTCGCGGAGACGGACGAGATCAGGCTGTCCGGCTTGTCGAGCGAGGTCATCCGCGTGGTCGTGGAATCCCCCGGCGTGACTCTGATCCAGATCGCCGAGCGGCTGGGCAAGTTCCCCAGCAACGTCAGCACCGCCCTCCGCGACCTCACCGCACGAGGCCTGGTCGAGCGGGTCAGGGACGACGCCGATCGGCGTGTGACGCGGCTCTACCCGTCCACCACGGCGCTGCACGGCGTCCGAACCGTCTACGCCTCCTGGAACCGGCTCCTCGCCGAGGCCGTCGACACGCTCACAGACGCGGAGACCCACAAGCTCCTGGACGCCGTGCCCGCGCTGATGAAGATCCAGCAGCACCTCGGCTCCGCAGGGCAGCGCTGA